In the genome of Chaetodon auriga isolate fChaAug3 chromosome 15, fChaAug3.hap1, whole genome shotgun sequence, one region contains:
- the endou2 gene encoding uridylate-specific endoribonuclease B has protein sequence MIESDRELSAMVQELWDNDVNRLKPGKDYRISLQGKAGDSMAINNDDNSDGAGYPLFTHVDENIFKKETFLAFISLLDNYESDTGEPEIVTPEEVAENHKFLDSIIQTPTMKIAHKYLVEKHLSPANETEFKEQLYRIWFELYARRGSSRPDSSGFEHVFVGETRGGRTVIGFHNWIQLYLQEKLGHIDYKGYSVNANSPQPDENKHILALQFSWKNGIKPKGSIFIGVSPEFEFALYTLCFLTSPNERVKVQFSFYDVEIVCHHYNQKHIGTTYPVLLKYRKLE, from the exons ATGattgagagtgacagagagctgTCGGCTATGGTGCAGGAGCTATGGGACAACGACGTCAACAGACTCAAACCTGGGAAAGACTACAGGATCTCTCTGCAG ggCAAAGCTGGAGACAGCATGGCTATCAACAATGACGACAACAGTGATGGAGCAGGATATCCTCTGTTTACACATGTCGAtgagaacattttcaaaaaggAGACGTTTTTGG ctttCATCTCCCTGTTAGATAACTATGAGAGTGACACCGGTGAACCAGAAATTGTAACCCCCGAGGAGGTAGCAGAGAACCACAAGTTCCTGGACTCCATCATTCAGACCCCCACGATGAAG ATAGCTCACAAATACCTGGTAGAGAAGCACCTTTCTCCAGCGAATGAGACAGAATTCAAGGAGCAGCTGTACAGGATCTGGTTTGAACTTTATGCGAGGAGAGGCTCCAGCAG GCCAGACTCCTCTGGGTTTGAACATGTGTTTGTCGGAGAAACCAGAGGAGGGCGGACTGTCATCGGCTTTCACAACTGGATCCAGCTGTACCTGCAAGAAAAGTTAGGACACATCGACTACAAAGGCTACAGCGTCAATGCAAACTCGCCCCAG cCTGATGAGAACAAACACATCCTGGCGCTACAGTTCAGCTGGAAGAACGGTATAAAGCCAAAGGGCAGCATCTTCATCGGTGTCAGTCCTGAGTTTGAGTTCGCCCTCTACACCCTCTGTTTTCTCACCTCGCCCAACGAGCGTGTCAAAGTCCAGTTCAGTTTCTACGACGTGGAGATTGTTTGCCACCACTACAACCAAAAGCACATAGGCACCACATACCCTGTGCTCCTTAAATACCGGAAACTTGAGTAA